A window of Geotrypetes seraphini chromosome 16, aGeoSer1.1, whole genome shotgun sequence genomic DNA:
cccgtgctcttcatcaTGTTTATAAATTCTAGTAAATAGGGATGAATGAAGAATTGACAGGCCCGATGAGTTAGTAAACTCATAAGGTCAATCTGACATCCCATATGTAATAAACTAGAATTACCCTATGATACTGCTACACCACTGAGACACTGTACCGATGCCTAAGTCATAATTTGCCTATTgtccaccccttactatgcctaCTTTTCGGGTagatttcaagtttaattaaaatttcttataccacctaatcagccttctaggcggtgtacaaaatcataaaagaaacaatagttaaaatacaaatttaaaaagacaGGGGGCAACAGACTTTTGGAGCCATAAAACCATAACAGGTGGAAACAAGAGGATaataggcaagaactacaatttcaaagataaaagataataatttaagggaaaaacagtaggagggtaaataaaaatgaaatcacTCTAAGTCGCCCTTAAAAGGGCACTTAAATCTCAAAGGCATCGataaaaagaaatgtctttagctttgtcttgaattgaTTAAGAGTTGATTCTTTGCTTAAATAagctggaatacaattccagagagaaggagcATTCACAGGAAAAAAAAGATCTCAATAGTGTTTATGTATTTTAGTGATGGAACAGAGAAAAGATTTTGAGCTGACAATTGAAGGGTTATATgggataagaagattattaatgaattctggttggTTATTTTGTTGGGTTTTAAAAGTTAACAAAAGTATTTCATAGGTGATTCTGTGgtctactggtaaccagtgagctttatgtaaaaggggagtaacgtggtcatgtttttttgcattgaatatgatttttactgcagtattctgtactatctgaagtcttctgatttcttttttttgttatgcctttgtaaaggccgttacagtaatctatacaaGAGATCACAAGGGCGTGAATTAAAATATTCAAGGAGGCTGGTTCTAGCAATTCATGCGCAGCCGATGAAAGCAGCACTGGACCACTGGACCAATATGAAGGTGATAATTGAATTTGCTGTCAAAGGTGACTCGAAGTAATTTTAATGAAGATACGATGTTGATAGATAGGGTTTTGAGTTTTAAAGGAACCTGTAAGGAAAGTTCTTTTTTGATGGGAAATATCATCAATTTAGACTTTGCGATATTCAAAGAAAGCATGTTAGAGTCAAGCAAAGAATTAATCTTTTCCAATTTTTGATTTATGAGTATTATTTGGTTTAGGTTGTTTAGGTTTATAGGGTGAACATCGTAAAACCAATGGATTGCCCTAATGTTAGAAGAGGGGCCAAAAAGATATTGCATAGTAGAGGGGATAATATTGATCCCTGTGGGATCCCATATTTGGTCTTGAATGAATCTGAAGATGTTCCGTTGAAGACTGCGGGTAGGTGCCAGTAGGTACCTCAGTTTAGTTGTTGGTAGGTGCCACACTGATTTCCACGtgaaattttaattgtttttgaattggcttttaaaagcattttcaatTATCATGCCATTTAAGCCAATTAGAAAACAATAACTTCCATGTGGAAATTAGCTAGGAGCCGCTAAGTACCGCTGATCTAGTTGCAACTTCTAGAGTCAGGGCCGAAGGGTCTACAGACAATTGCATTTATGCACTTATGTAAATGCATTTGTCActctcaccttgaatattgtataCAGTTCTGGTCGCCTAATTCCAAAACAGGAAGTGGGTAAGTAAAAAAGAAAGGCAAGATAGATAATAATGGATGTATATAGTGTATAAGAAGGTATACTAtgaatatatgatatattttatataggtatgtATAAGCAGTTAGATCGATTATATATTATAGTggaaataagaaagaggattgattatggtttaagagggctgtattgagaaccaactcagaaaacgcaaactctgtattgtaacacctttacagaagctcctgtattgtaacaccgttacaaagctcatataaactgctctgaattgactccctcagtcattagtagcggtagagaagctttcaataaacaataatggAAATGAAACAATTTTcctggaaagaaaagaaaagcgaCCTATTTCTTAGACAGCTTTGCGccattttttttcatgaaaagaACACAAGAAGTATGTTTCTTTATTTAAGGTAATGTATGTGTTTATTTATCTAAGTTACTTTTTTAGTGCATGCTctgcaaaataaataaacagtgattttttttttttttgaatagcaattGCAAAATGTATCAacccttccctcccaccacctAAAAAAGTACACGAAACAAAACTTTTAAAACAGATGCAAATCTAACTATAAACTGGATTAAAATTTTTCCAGGGGAATGCGCAGATTGCTAATCTTTGAATTTTGGCTAAACTGAATGCAGGTAGAAACATATCGTACAAACGTATCCTTATACCTTTCCACTAGGTGAATTGGTGAAAAGAGCTTTTAAATCCACATAAGCCCCATTCTCGGAAATTTCAAGTTTCAGATCTAAGCGCTTTAcgttcatcaaattaaaataagtcAGACAAAAGAAGAGGAATGGAAGTTATATCCAAAAAAAGTGACCTCTGTCATCTTTAAAAACTCATaaattatggccctcttttactaaggtgtgctaaccgattagcgcatgctaatcgatgtagcacatgctaaacgctaatgcgtgcatgttagtctatggatgtgttagcgttcagcgtgtgctaatttgattagcgcaccttagtaaaagagggggtatatcgtattttgaattatttctaTGTTCAATGTTCTCGCTAAGGTTCATAAAAGTCCTCCATTTTGGTTCCTAGTCATTTGGAGGGGGGTTAAGCTAGAGAGACAGGTAAGTTCTGCAGGATTTCTTGACAGTATAAATGACTCCCACATACCTTAGTGAAACAAGGTTTATGTTGCCATCATAAAAATCTCACCTATCAATAAACAATCCACATTACACTTTTTGGAAAAGTTTAAGGTGGCTTAGACTATCCCTGAAAACTTCTTTGACTTTCTCATTCCTCAATGTGTAAATGAAAGGATTCATTAGAGGGGTGAAAATGCTACTTATTATAGACACCACTTTGTTCGTATATAGCCAACTTGACTGCATTGGCCTTATTTCTATGAAAATAGCACTTCCGAAGACCAAAGAGACCATAGTAAGGTGAGAGgcacaagtggagaaggctttctGCTGACCTTTAGCAGATGGGATTTTCAGAATGGTGGAGATAATATAGATATATGAGAGAATGATCAACACTAAGGGACCAAGCAACACAATGGAAGCCACAATCACATCTATCAACTTGATGAGTTGAGTGTCAGCACAGGCCAGTGCTAACACTGAGGATGTGTCACAGAAGAAGTGTTCAATGAGGTTGGGGCCGCAAAATGGCAGTTGACATATCAAAACGGTtgatggaagaagaaagaagaaagcagaCACCCAGCAACCAAGGACCAAATTGATGCAAACTCTACTGTTCATGATGGTGGAGTAATGCAGTGGGTGACATATTGCTGTGTAACGATCAATAGACATcacagagagaaggagaaaatCTATGGTGGAAAGGTAAAAATAGAAATAGCCCTGAGCCATGCAGGCAGCataagaaatcatatttttcttgGAAGCCAAGTTGAGAAGAGCTTTAGGAACAAACACTGAAATCAAGTTTATTTCTAGAAAGGATAAGTTGGCCAGGAAGAAATACATAGGGGTGTGCAGACGATAGTCCAGACATATTACCACAATGATTAAAATGTTCCCAAGTAAGGTGACCACGTAGACTATGAAAAGTAACACAAAAATGGAATTCTGCATCTGACGAGAGCTGGGGAATCCTTCCAGGATGAAGTCTGTCACAGCTGTCTCGTTCTTGACCTTCATGTTGAACTTTTAATCTGCAACAGTGACATAAGCAATTGAAATGGGACATATCACATATTGTCTTTCCCCTGGAAACTCAGTAGTTTGCCACTTATTTAGTTAAACTTTACGTTCCTTTTAGAACTgtgcttctttttaaccattttaaataaaaatgaatgtttACAGCCCAGTACTGATGAAATTTATCTCCCGCATGACCCATTGAATGAATGACCTCCTCCCTCTCAATGTGTTGCCACAAAAAGAGAGGGCTGTGTTGGTAGTGTATATGTCTCTGCCTAAGAAAAACTTTTATGATCTCTCTCTGTAGTATTTTTATATGTTGTTTCATGGTATTTTAAATATAATACAGAGCCCAAAAGAATTAATAGTACTTGAAAGACACAAATGTAATGACTAGGAGGGAGCACTTGCCGAACATAGAACTCATCCAATATgatataaattatattatatcCTCAGTGTGAAATGTTATGCGAAAAGGAGACAGTCCCGAAAGGGGACAACTCCATATACAATAAACAACCCCGTTAATATCCAATAGGGGGAACTTTCCGGTGGGATTAGTTACATACCATCATAGGAATTCACAACGTGTGCATTCAACATATTTATGTAGAAAATTTATAATCCGCTTATATACCTAAGCAGCTTACAAGTAAAACATTCACAGTAATGCAGACTTTACATTACATTCTACATCAGATTACAAAACCAACATGTAATAAAAGACCATCAGTCAACCCTAATATTCGTTTTCTTTTGCAACTAGGATATACCAAATCAAACACATGAGAATCAGCTAAAAGCTAAGAAAAGAAGTTTGTCTTGAGCAATTTACGAAATAATGGAAACCTGTTACAAAAATGTATCACTCCAGACAATTTGTTCCAAAATGTTGGACCAGCAATCGAAAAACAAGACTTTCTAATAGTAGCATACTTGATATTATCTCTCATTTGTACGTCTAACAACATTCTGTTCTCCAATCTCAATACTCTATTTGGTTTATATACCTTCAAGCATTTGGTCAGATAATCAGGCAAAACATCATAAATCCCTTGATGGATtattttcaaaatcttaaattgTACTCGATAGCAGATTGGCAACC
This region includes:
- the LOC117350406 gene encoding olfactory receptor 6M1-like; this encodes MKVKNETAVTDFILEGFPSSRQMQNSIFVLLFIVYVVTLLGNILIIVVICLDYRLHTPMYFFLANLSFLEINLISVFVPKALLNLASKKNMISYAACMAQGYFYFYLSTIDFLLLSVMSIDRYTAICHPLHYSTIMNSRVCINLVLGCWVSAFFFLLPSTVLICQLPFCGPNLIEHFFCDTSSVLALACADTQLIKLIDVIVASIVLLGPLVLIILSYIYIISTILKIPSAKGQQKAFSTCASHLTMVSLVFGSAIFIEIRPMQSSWLYTNKVVSIISSIFTPLMNPFIYTLRNEKVKEVFRDSLSHLKLFQKV